The window gtttccatcacattttcaactctactgatggttttgttcCCATGTTTTGCGATGTACCCACTCTCGTCTTGGCACATGCGCACTAGCCAGGAGATGGCATATACAGTGAGGGTAGGATAGCCTACATGAttagattattatggacaaagaTTATTaaggcagccaagcatcgatcatcatgtatCCAGAATAAGACGCTCAAATTATTGCAAAGGTGCATTAATCACTGTATGCACTTTCACCACCTTGTGGAGTTCATCATAAAatgtatttcatctgtagcctaataaactgcgtTCTTTCCCGCGTGGTAGTGGAAGTACCACACTATTTCTCGTGACTCTaagtttactttgatatgatggttattatatcagtatTTGCTGATTGCAATTTCTCACATAAtttattttacagacacaaaactATCCCACTTTATCTAACtgattttgttttgtcgacattttaAAAGTTTACCGACAAATTTgatgtttccatcaggcctgtcttGAAATTTTATCAGACTTTACTCgaataaaaaggttggatggaaacctggttagtcaCATTAATGATTAATGTTACAACTAAAACCTGCACAACACACATTAATCTAATGTACTCACTAAGAAATTATAATTATTGTCATTGCAGTCATCTCATCTCATATTTCATCAATTGGAATGATTCATGATAATTCCATTTAAAATTGTTAAGAAGTAATCCGTTGGCCTATGGGCCTATGTTGTTTCGGAGAGTTGCAAGTTAAATGTTCGAATCCCTAGTCTCCATCTGTAATCAGCGTCCACACGATGAGAAAGGCTGTAAAACTTACCACACAATGCCTGTCTGACTAGCCAGTAAATTTGTGAGGCGAAGCTACTGGTTTATATAGATGCATTTTGACACATCTAAGTGAGATGATGTAATCGATTGGGGAGTGAGGAGTCAGTAGAGCGGGAGGGGATGGTGCATGATCATTACAGCCAAAGCCGGTCTTTTCAACAGCCCAATCCGCCCATTTGTTTGGTAAACTGAGGGATAGGGCTGGGGAATtgaatttacagtgccttgcgaaagtattcggcccccttgaactttgagaccttttgccacatttcaggcttgaaacataaagatataaaactgtatttttttgtgaagaatcaacaacaagtgggacacaatcatgaagtggaactacatttattggatatttcaaacttttttaacaaatcaaaaactgaaaaattgggtgtgcaaaattattcagcccccttaagttaatactttgtagcgccaccttttgctgcgattacagctgtaagtcgcttgggatatgtctctatcagttttgcacatcgagagactgaaattttttcccattcctccttgcaaaacagctcgagctcagtaaggttggatggagagcatttgtgaacagcagttttcagttctttccacagattctcgattggattcaggtctcgACTTTGactaggtcaacattggatcattcagagatcctcactgaacttctggagagagtttgctgcactgaaagtaaaggggctgaatacttttgcacgcccaatttttcagtttttgatttgttaaaaaagtttgaaatatccaataaatgtcgttccacttcatgattgtgtcccacttgttgttgattcttcacaaaaaatacattttctatctttatgtttgaagcctgaaatgtggcaaaaggtcgcaaagttcaagggggcctgtcacggttttctaatggtgaaggagagtcggaccaaactgcagcgtgtcgatttcgatccatgtttatttaaacaaacgtaaaacacgactaaacacgaacactacaacactacaaaacaataaatgaaacgaaacccgaaacagcctatacatgtgtcaactaacatctaacaaggacatcaagacactcaggacaatcacccacaatacaaccaaagaatatggctgcctaaatatggttcccaatcagagacaacgataaccacctgcctctgattgagaaccacttcagacagccatagactttcttagaacaccccactaagctacaaccccactaagctacacaccacatacaaaaacccatgtcacaccctggcctgaccaaatacatgaagaaaaacacaaaatacttcgaccagggcgtgacagggccgaatactttcgcaaggcgctgtaaatatatatatttatatatcacctttatttaaccaggtaggcaagttgagaacaagttctcatttacaactgcgacctggccaagataaagcaaagcagttcgacacatataacaacacagagttacacatggagtaaaacaaacatacagtcaataatacagtagaaaaataagtctatatacaatgtgagcaaatgaggtgagataagggagataaaggcaataaataggccatggttgCAAAGTAAATAtgatatagcaattaaaacactggaatggtagatttgacagtagatgagtgtgcaaagtagaaatactggggtgtaaaggagcaaaataaataaataaatacagtcggggaagaggtagttgtttgggatatttatagatgggctatgtacaggtgcagtgatctgtgagctgctctgacagctggtgcgttactcctaccccctactttttcgaacattctgttaaaaatcgcgccctgctactcatgccaggaatatagtatatgcatatgattagtatgtgtggatagaaaacactcagacgtttataaaactggttaaatcacggctgtgactataaaagaacgtgtgtttcatcgaaaagcgcaggaaaatctgatcactgaaaatgcgaaaatatatccatgcgccactagaacccattgttgaatgtgaaccacattaaatggggccgaggttgcaattacctacagcttccacacgatgtcaacagtcttgtcatttgcctacgatttgtatcttggtcaaacggacacaaggtagagcctttcttccggtctccgaccggatattttggttgagatttacccggacattatttccagacgtacagctatagaatatacatcgcctcgtgatcaattttatagcttattaacgtttactaatacctaaagttgcattacaaaagtatttcgaagtgttttgtgaaagtttatcgtcaacttttttaatttaaaaaaatgacgttacgttataaaacgctatttttttccttgatcacagtcttcatagatcgatatctaggctatatatggaccgatttaatcgaaaaaaagacccaatagtgatgtttatgggacatctaggagtgccaacaaagaagatggtcaaaggtaatgaatgttttatattttatttgtgcgttttgtgtagcgccgactatgctaattattttgtttacgtcccctgcgggtcttttggggtgttacatgctatcagataatagcttctcatgctttcgccgaaaagcatttaaaaaatctgacttgttgcctggattcacaacgagtgtagctttaattcagtaccctgcatgtgtattttaatgaacgtttgagttttaacgagtgctattagcatttagcgtagcacatttgcatttccagatgtctagatgggacgcctgcgtgtcgggtaggagcaagaggttaaagctAGTGAgtgagataagtgtttccagtttcagagatttgtgtagttcgttccagtcattggcagcagagaactggaaggagaggcggccaaaggaggaattggcattaggggtgacaagtgagatatacctgctggagcgcgtgctacgggtgggtgcagctatggtgaccagcgagcagagataaggcgggactttacctagcagggtcttgtagatgaccgtGATGAATGAGGATAGACAGCTTAGAAGACTTGGCATGATAATATTAAACTTATTTGAAATATTGGTAACACTTCCGTTGAGTACCCTTTACATAATGCATTATAATCGCATTTATAACGCCTTATGAGCTATGCATAATCCATTATAATGCATCTAACGGCACTCATAAAGCACAATAAACACTATTAGAATGCCGTATGAAACGTTGTTGTAAAGTGTTACATAAAAATGAAATACTCTTTAGGAAAGTGTGTCTAGAGGTATTCTTCCATCATGTTTGGTGCAGAAGACAGATTTAAGTGTGTGGGAGGTTGTGCAGTGGAATGAAAATATACCCATTAATGAGCACATACAGTTTAAAGTTGTATTTCCTAATGTGCagtgaggtagcctagtggttagagcggtgtgacagtaaccgaaaggttgctggatcgtaTCCCTGTTGTTCTGCTcccgagcaaggcagttaaccctctgttccctggGTGCTGAAGATGTGGAGGTTGTTTAAGGCAgccttctgattcagaggggtttgcttaaatgcagaagacatatttcagttgtacaactgactgggTATCCCCTTTTCCTGTTATACCCATCAGTACAAAATAGTTGAAATTGCTTGCTCAATTAGTGGGCAAACTTTCCATGGGGTTGGGGAACCATACAAGGAAAGGATAACAGAAATGGGAATGTAAATACCACACGTACTGAACAAGAAATTCATCCCCCTGCCATCTCCCTACTGTAAATTTCTAACAAGATTAATACTGTAGGGTAGTGATGGGTCGTATCCGAACAAACAGCTCTTTTTGAACGGCACTTTTTGGTGGACATTGGGAATCGAAGCAGCTTGTTCATTCATTTAGCTCCCCAATCAGAGAATGTATAGAATCTACCCCAGGAACCCTATAGAAGATATGACTTTTGAAGAAAGTACACACGAAAGTTACATTAATGTAGTTGATGATTATGCCTATAGGGCAGATGTTATGAAGTTTTTGATGAAAGAGTAATTTAAGTGATCCACTCGGCTGTTGTTCATCATTTCAATAGTTTAAATACAGGGCAGGAAAGTGTCATACAATTTGAAATGTTAGTGAACTTTCCTTTTAATCCTTAATAACTTGGCATTAAGCATCGGTGCAGAGTTTATATATCTTTCTAATACTTTTTTAGCATTGTCATCAAATCACATTAACTATGTAATATTGCATAACATTGTGCATTGATAAGACCTAAGTGTAGATACTACAACACAGAAAAGTCTGTTCTGAAGAGCATTTACTTTGTTCTTGAAAAACAGAGAACTCTTTTCTTTCACTGTCCTGGAATAACACAGATAGGACAGAGAGTGCTACTTTATatacagacatttacattacatttaagtcatttagcagacgctcttatccagagcgacttacaaattggtgcattcaccttatgagatccaACTCCCTACAGAGTTACTTTATGTATGATATCATACACCAAAAGGCAAACCCTAAAGACTGGAAAGGGGATGATAAAAACAGGTTAATTACTTAGCAGTAATAGAGTGATGTAATTATCTGACCCGTTAAAAAAATATTAATGCTTGTGTGATTTAATCTTTAATTTAATTTGTTATACAGGCATCACATAAATAAGTAGGTCCTGGTTGTTAGTAAACTGAACATGAAGAAACAAAAAGACCTGCAGCCCTGAACACAGTAAGCTGCCTTTAATAGTGGCTTGTTGTCACTAGGAAGGATTACAGTGGTTTTGTTTCTTTATGGATGAATGACATTACATTGTTCTGTAACAATGTTCCATGGTATTGTATCAAATTTGATTAACTggatctgtacaaacaatggtaaATGATTAGCATTATATTTCAAAGCTTTACATGGTTTATTAATAAAGACTCAATGGCACGAAAACATAATGAATGTTGTAGTAAACTTACATTTTAGGTTATGGTAGGGTAACACAGTTGTACCACACCAGGGCTGCCCAAACCTGTTCTATTCAGTTTATCAACCAACTAAATTATTAGAATTAGGTGTGCTAGATTTGGGTTGAAGCGAAAATCTACAAAAAGGTAGCTCTCCGGGAACCGGGGTTTGGCAGCCCTGTTATTAGTCTCAGGGGATGAATGTAACATTCTCAAGAATCCAGGGTAGTTGATATGTCCACTGGAATGCAAGGAAATGTCTCTTAATATGCCTTTTATTCCTTCCGGTTATCATGCCGATTTTGTTGGATCTATAGGtccgtctatgaatttgagtggtttcacacacacacacacacacacacacacacacacacacacacacacacacacacacacacacacacacacacacacacacacacacacacacacacacacacacacacacacacacacacacacacacacacacacacacacacacacacacacacacacacacacacacacacacacacacacacacacacacacacacacacacacacacacacacacacacacacacacacacacacacacacacacacacacacacacacacacacacacacacacacacacacacacacacacacacacacacacacacacacacacacacacacacacacacacacacacacacacacacacacacacacacacacacacacacacacacacacacacacacacacacacacacacacacacacacacacacacacacacacacacacacacacacacacacacacacacacacacacacacacacacacacacacacacacacacacacacacacacacacacacacacacacacacacacacacacacacacacacacacacacacacacatcttattTTATTTACACCCTGTACGAatgagtcattgagtcattgaaCATGTTTTTCCAGCAAACAGCATTGTGTTACAGTATAAAAACATAATGACAATTTATGACATAATATTCAGTgttacatatacagttgaagtaggaagtttacatacaccgtagccacatttaatcctggtaaaaattccctgtcttaagtcagttaggatcaccactttattttaagaatttgaaatgtcagaataatagtagagagaatgatttatttaatattttattcctttcatcacattctcagtaggtcacaagtttacatacactcaattagtatttggtagcattgcctttaaatcgtttaacttgggtcaagggTTTCGGGTAGTCTTCCCAAAGCTTtccacaacaagttgggtgaattttggcccattcctcctgacagagctggtgtagctgagtcaggtctccttgctcgcacacactttttcagttctgcccacaaattttctataggattgaggtcagggctttgtgatggccattccaataccttgactttgttgtccttaagccatttagcCACCACtggaattatgcttggggtcattgtccatttggaagacccatttgcgaccaaggtttatcttcctgactgatgtcttgagatgtttcttcaaaaTATCCATAATTTTCcaccctcgtgatgccatctattttgtgaagtgcaccaggccctcctgcagcaaatcacccccacaacatgatgctgccacctccgtgcttcatggttgggatggtgttctttggcttgcaagcctccccctttttcttccaaacataacgatggtcattatggccaaacagttccatttttgtttcatcagaccagggtacatttctccaaaaagtgtgatCTTTGTCCCCCATGTGCATTTGTAAACCATAGTCTGTATttttttcatggcggttttggagcttccttgctgagcggcctttcaggttatgtcgatataggactcggttTACTGGATAGATATAGCTATAGATAGCTGGATAGATAtagctatagatacttttgtacctgtttcctacagcatcttcgcaagatcttcacaatgtcctttgctctaggagacagaacgcgactccttcctgagcagtatgaggactgcgtggttccatggtgtttatacttgcgtactattgtttgtacagatgaacgtggtaccttcaggtgtttggaaattgctcccaaggatgaaccagacttgtggaggtctacaatttttttctcaggtcttggctgattttcccatgatgtcaagcaaagaggcaatgagtttgaaggtagaccttgaaatacatccacaggtacacctccaattgactcacatgatatcaattcgcctatcagaagcttctaaagtaatgatataattttctggaattttccaagctgtttaaaggcacagtcaacttagtgtatgtaaacttctgacccactggaattctgatacagtgaattataagttacataatctctctgtaaacaattgtttgaaaaattacttgtgtcatgcacaaagtagatgtcctaaccaacttgccaaaactatagtttgttaacaagaaatgtgtggagtggttgaaaaacgtgttttaatgactccaacctaagtgtatgtaaacttccgactacaaCCGTATGTCACTGACAAGAACGCCCACATTTTTCACCCATCACTACATGCAATACTTCATATTCTATATTTTTTCCCAGAATTCAAGCAAAATGTTCCTATCACCTGAACTCGAGATTCACTTTCATAGCTGGCCACAATCTAGATATATTGTTCCTACGACACGTCAGGTACCTTGCCCAGTATTTGCGGAACTTCTCGTCCCTGAAACCGTAGATCATGGGGCTGAGGAATCGTGGGATGATGTAGACCAGCAGGAAAAAGATGTAACGGATCTCCAGGACAAACTGTGGGAAGAGAGCGATGAGGGCTGCTTGCAGAGAGGGGACTACAAAAGCCAGCATGCACAGCAGCAGCTGCACCCCGTGGAGTAGCACTGTATTCCTTGCCCTCTTTATGGACACCAGGTCCGTGGAGGCAGCATGTGCCGTTAGCATGATCTTACAATAAGTGTAAAGCAGCGTGAGCGTCACAAAGGAAAAATAGATGCTGTCAAACACAGCGTTCTTGTAGTAGATGGAGCGGTCCCGGAAGATGAGGGAGTGATCGCAGAAGATGGAGGTGTGAAAGAAGCCCAGGGGCTCTTTGATGAGTGTGACCAGGAGGTCAGTGAGAGGCACGGCCACCGTTAAGAACAGGATGACCACGATGAGGGCAATGGTGCGTGACACCGTGCATGTGTGCCCGTAGTGTAAGGGGAAACAGATAGACAGGTAGCGCTCCACGGCCATACCGGCTAATATGAGAGGGGTGGAGCGTGTGGTCAAAACGGCAGTCATCACCAGCAGGCAGCACACGGAAGCATTTATCTTGAGGAAAATGTAGCTGACTACGTACAGTGCCGTTACCAGGGTGAGCTGCAGGGCGTCATTTATGACCATATAGATGAACATGATGTAGCGCGGGTCCTCATAGAAAAAGTTATGCTTGAGGAAGGTGTGGACCATACTTACGTTGATAAAACTTAGGGCCAGCCACACCAGCATGGCCACAATGTTCTTGGTCAAGGCGGTGCTAAAGCTGTCTTTAGGATAGCCACCACCTCCAACTGACATCTGGGATGTGAAGTTCATGTCCAACAGGCTGGC is drawn from Oncorhynchus keta strain PuntledgeMale-10-30-2019 chromosome 37, Oket_V2, whole genome shotgun sequence and contains these coding sequences:
- the LOC118370312 gene encoding odorant receptor 131-2-like, whose product is MNFTSQMSVGGGGYPKDSFSTALTKNIVAMLVWLALSFINVSMVHTFLKHNFFYEDPRYIMFIYMVINDALQLTLVTALYVVSYIFLKINASVCCLLVMTAVLTTRSTPLILAGMAVERYLSICFPLHYGHTCTVSRTIALIVVILFLTVAVPLTDLLVTLIKEPLGFFHTSIFCDHSLIFRDRSIYYKNAVFDSIYFSFVTLTLLYTYCKIMLTAHAASTDLVSIKRARNTVLLHGVQLLLCMLAFVVPSLQAALIALFPQFVLEIRYIFFLLVYIIPRFLSPMIYGFRDEKFRKYWARYLTCRRNNISRLWPAMKVNLEFR